One region of Salvelinus namaycush isolate Seneca chromosome 3, SaNama_1.0, whole genome shotgun sequence genomic DNA includes:
- the LOC120044740 gene encoding ephrin type-A receptor 5-like: protein MFDIFPSLYFPSLQWEEIGEVDENYAPIHTYQVCKVMEHNQNNWLQTNLILNEGAQRVFVELQFTLRDCNSLPGGVGTCKETFNMYYYESNDEEGRNLRESQYSKVDTIAADESFTELDLGDRVMKLNTEVRDLGPLMKKGFYLAFQDLGACIALVSVRVFYKKCPFIVRNLAQFQDTITGSDSSQLLEVAGKCVNNSVAEDLPRMHCSAEGEWLVPIGKCVCQAGFEEVNDSCQGMY from the coding sequence ATGTTTGACATCTTTCCATCTCTCTATTTCCCTTCTCTACAGTGGGAGGAGATAGGTGAGGTGGATGAGAACTATGCTCCGATCCACACGTACCAGGTGTGTAAAGTGATGGAACACAACCAGAACAACTGGCTCCAGACCAACCTCATCCTCAACGAGGGGGCTCAGAGGGTGTTCGTGGAGCTACAGTTCACCCTGAGGGACTGTAACAGCCTTCCGGGTGGCGTGGGTACCTGCAAGGAGACCTTCAACATGTACTACTATGAGTCTAACGATGAGGAGGGGAGGAACCTCAGGGAGAGCCAGTACTCTAAGGTAGACACCATCGCTGCTGACGAGAGCTTTACGGAGTTAGACCTGGGAGACAGAGTGATGAAGTTGAATACAGAGGTTAGGGATCTGGGACCGTTGATGAAGAAGGGGTTCTACCTGGCGTTTCAGGACCTGGGAGCCTGTATAGCGTTGGTCTCTGTCAGGGTGTTCTATAAGAAGTGTCCCTTCATAGTGAGGAACCTAGCTCAGTTCCAGGACACTATTACAGGGTCGGACTCCTCCCAGCTGCTGGAGGTGGCAGGAAAATGTGTCAACAACTCGGTGGCGGAGGACCTACCCAGGATGCACTGCAGCGCAGAGGGGGAGTGGCTAGTGCCCATCGGGAAGTGTGTGTGCCAGGCGGGGTTTGAGGAAGTGAATGACAGTTGTCAAGGTATGTACTGA